The following nucleotide sequence is from Pseudomonadota bacterium.
AGCAGAACCGTGACAGCAAGCATGGGCAGCCCCACGATGCCCGTGAGATGGTGGGTGGCCACGCATGCCCCTCCTAGACCCGTCCAGGCCACGAGATCAACGGCGCGCCCATGTGACAGGTAGCGCGCCAGTGACGCCGTTGCGGCGAGGGCGAGAACCAGCGCGGCCATGGTGGGGAGCTGCCCGAACGAGTAGACCGTCGTGTAGACCCCCGCCGAAGCAACGGCGAACGCAGCGGCCCAGCCTGCGGTTGCGCGGTCGGCTAGCGCGTCGGCCAGGAGCCACACCGACAGCGGCAGGGCCGTCAGAATGCCGAGCTGCACGCAGCGGCAGGCCGTCTCCAGATCGGTGACCTTCGCCACGAGCGCCACCAGCTGGTGCAGCAGGGGGGGATAGCTGAACACCCAGAAGCCGCCGTACCAGCGGGGCTCCCACCCCTCGAACCATCCGTTGGCGTAGTGGTCGGCGAAGAAGAGGTGGGTCTCGGCATCGAAGGTTTGCGCGAACACCATCGACGCGGTGGGGATGAGGTTGACGAAGAACGCCACCAGCACGGCGTGTGAGAGGCGAGGGGCCGGCAGGCGTGAGCGGCTCAACGGTGCGTGCCACATGACAAGAGCCACCCCTCGGTGCGAGAGATGGCTCTTGTCTGCGCTACCTACTGCGCGAGGATCATCAGTTGCTGGTTGAACTGCAAGGGGTCGCCATTGCCACCCACCAGCACGCCGAAGAACACGGCCTGGCTCTGGGTGAACACCCCTCCCACCAGCTGGAGCGGATTCGTCGAAGAGTCACGGCTGCCATTGAGCTGGCCTCCCACGGTCACCGCGAACGAGCCACCCAGGAAGTCGGTCGTCGTGGTGGTCACAGGGGCCACGCGCGCGGCGTACTCGTTGTACGAGCCGCCCGTGATGGTGTTGTTGCCGGCGTTGAACGACGCGAGGCCTGCCAGGCCTCCGGTCAGCGAGCGCATGCCCACCGTGTACATGGTGGGCTGCACGTTCACCGTTGCCGCGTTCAGCGTGACGGGGCTGGCCATCATGAAGTACTGGTCGAGGTTGGCGTTGCCGGTGGCACCGGCGAGGGTGAGCACCGAGTCGGTGCCCACTGCGCCGTGAAGGGTGAAGGCGCTCCCACCGTTGATGGTGAGATTTGCAGTGACGGCGCCCGCGGAGGTCACGCTGTACGTGCCCGACCATGCGGCACCCTTGAGGGCGCCCGTGACGTGGCCTGCGCCGTCAAATTCCAGCGTGCCTGCGGCGTAGCCCACTGCGGGAGAGCTGAACGCGACATTGAAGGCGTTGGTGGCGAAGGGGCCGCTCACCGATGCCGCGGAGAAGCCGCTGCCATCGATCTGCACCACGGCGATGCCGCTCAGAGCGTCACCGTTGCCGCTGCCATAGATGGCGCTGTAGATGGCGCCGCCCGCCGGAGAGCGGGAGACCTGGCCCTTCAGGGTGAGGGGGTACTGGCTGGTGCTCAGCGACGCGGTGAAGTTTCGGTTCGAGGCGATCTGGTAGGTGCCGCCCGTGATGTTGAACACGGTGGTGGCGTTGGGCACGTTGAAGACGTTTGTGCGGGTGAGCTGACCGCTGGTCACGTTGCCGGCACCGTCGAACACCACATAGCCGTTGAGTACGCCTCCCGTGACCGTGCCGCTGTCGGCACCCGTGATCTCGTAGCGCTGACCGGCCTTGAGCAGGGCGGTCGTGCCCGTGACCTCGATCGTGAACGGGGGATCGTTGACGGTGGTGGTCTGGCCGTCTTCCACCTGCACGGCGAAGTTGCCGCTGCCCGCGACGGTGCTGCCCTCGAGCAGCTCGTAGCGCAGCGTCACCGTGGTGGTGGGCACGTTCGACAGGGTCACGGGCGATGTTTTCGGAACGGTGGCCGAGTAGACAAGTGTCTTGTTAGCGTCGTAGCCGCTGATGCGGAACTGGGTCACCGACGCAGGAACCTGATTTGTCTTGCTCGTGGCGAGGCTGGGCACGAGCACTACCGAGCCGAAGGTCGGTCGCTCGGGGGCTGCGCTCGTCAACGTGCTCCCGCCTCCGCTGCTCGAGCCGCTGCCGCCGCAGCCCACGAACACGAGCGTGATGGTGATGAGCGCTGCAATGGCCAGCAGCAGGGGTCTGCCGATGCGACGAAATCGGGAAGTCTGCACGTGGGCCTCGATTCTCCCCTCTGCGCCACAGTGGCGAGAGGTCAACGTTCCAGGAGATTGTGGGATTCGCCAGACGCACGGTGCTTTCCTGCCAGATCGCGTTCAGCATGAGTGCGGCCTGTGTCAGGGAGGAAGCCCGTGCGCATGCTCCAATACCCCGATCTCGAGGAGGATGGCGTGCACGATCAAGACGCTGGCGCGCAACGCGTGCGCCGCGAGTTCCTCCGCAGCCGCGAGCCGGACCCACATCGCGCGCGCCGACGCCGCATCCTCGCCGCGCATCCGGAGATGCGCCGCCTCTACGGGCGTGAGCCTCGAACGGTGCTGCTGGTGATCGGGGTCGTGACGCTCCAGGTCGTTGCGGCCGCTGCGTGCAGGCAGGCGCCGTGGTGGGCGGTCGTCGGGCTGGCCTGGACCATGGGCGCGGTGGCCAATCACGCGCTGTACGTGCTCATCCACGAGTGCGCCCACGACCTGGTTCTGCCCCGTCGGTGGCAGAACCAGGCGTGCGCCGTGCTCGCTGACCTTCCCAACACGGTTCCCAGCGCCATGTCGTTCCGGCTCTATCATCTCGCGCATCATCGCCATCAGGGCGACGTGCTGCTCGATGCCGATCTGGCGTCACATGCCGAGGCGAGCTGGGTGGGGAACGTGGCCTGGCGCAAAGCGCTCTGGCTGTGCGCACTGCCGCTGCTGCTGGCCCTGCGACCGCTGCGCATCCGCGGGGTCGGGTTCATCACGCCGGCCGTGCTGCTGAACTGGGCCGCGGTTGCGCTCTTCGACCTCGTCGTGGTGGTTGCGCTGGGACCCCGCGCGCTGGCCTATCTCTTCTTCTCGTTCTGGTTCTCCATCGGTCCGCACCCGCTTGCGGCGCGGTGGATTCAGGAGCACTACACCACGCAGGCAGACGATCAGGAGACCACCAGCTACTATGGGCGTGGCAACATCGTGGCCCTCAACGTGGGCTACCACAACGAGCATCACGATTTCCCGGCGGTGCCATGGAGCCGTCTGCCGGCAGTGCGTGACACGGCCCCCGAGGCCTACCTGACCCTGCACCTCCATCGATCGTGGCGCAGGTTGCTCTGGCGCTTCCTCACCGACGAGCGCATCTCGCTGTGGAGCCGCGTGACAAGGGAGTCGTGACCTCGGGTCATCTCGGCGCGCGTGGCGAATCAGACCTGCGTCGTGATCTGAGCGCCTGTCGATAGACCTCTTCGACCCGTTCCACCAGCCGAGACCAGTCGTGCGCGCCAGCCCGCTCGAGCCCGCGTGCGCCCAGCTCGTGGGCCAGCGATTCGTCTGACAGCAGGCGCAAAAGCCGCGCGCGCAGCGCGTCCACATCGCCCGGCGGGTACAGCAGGCCCGTGTCGCCCAGCACCGCGCGGTAGCCGGGGTTTGCTGCAGCAACCACCGGCGCGCCGCAGGCCATGGCCTCGAGCAGCACGATGCCGAAGCTCTCCCCGTGGTGCGAGGGCGCGCAGAAGATGCGGCACGTGGCGAGCAAGGCCGCTTTGCGCGCGTCATCGACGGGCCCGACGAAATCGATGTCGGGACGTCCCTCCGCCTGTCTCCGAAGGGCAGGCGCGAGGGGACCGTCTCCCGCGATGACCAGCCGGATGCCCGGGTGCTCTTGGGCGAGGAGGGCGAAGGCGCGGATGAGATCGCTCACGCCTTTGCGCGGCTCGAGACGGCCCACGTACAAGATGACCCCCTCGCGCGCTGCAGCGCTTTCGCGCTGCAGGGTGTCCGCATCGATGCCGTTGGGCACGATGACCGTCCGGCGCGAGGGCAGGGAGCGAGCCGCCACCAATGAGACGGCCATCACGCCGTCGAGGGCAAGAGACAGCAGATGTCCCGCCAGCGGCATGAGCACGCGTCCCGCCAGGGCGCCCCACAGCCCCTCAGGAGGGGCATCGTGGAACGTGGCCACGTGCGCGGCATCGGGCGTGGCCCACCAGAGCTGGAGGCCCACGAAGGGGTTCCAGGGCGTGTGCAGGTGAACCACGTCGAACCGTGCGTCGCGCACCCGGTGCATCTCGGCGCGGGTGACCACCCCCACGTCGATCTGGGTACCGCTCAGGCCCATCGTGACAAAGCGCCCGACGCGCATCTCGTCTGCGCCGTCGGTGGTGCTTCCCTGCCCGGGCCCCACGATGACGGCGTGGTGCCCCCGCTCGCGCAGCGCGCGGGCCAGTCCGCGCACGTGTGATTGAACGCCGCCGGGACGGTCGAGATCGTAGGGGCAGACCAGGGCCACGCGAAGCGGCTCGGTCACGGCGCGTCCAGGTCCACGCGCTGGGGCCTGGTCACAGCGCGTCCAATGCATCGCGAAGGGGCTCTCGCCGCAGCAGGCGCAGCGCGGGCCCGCTCGCCGCGAGGCCGAGCAGCAGCGTCAGCATCGAGACCGCCGCGATCAGTTCCGGAGAGAGCC
It contains:
- a CDS encoding fatty acid desaturase — its product is MLQYPDLEEDGVHDQDAGAQRVRREFLRSREPDPHRARRRRILAAHPEMRRLYGREPRTVLLVIGVVTLQVVAAAACRQAPWWAVVGLAWTMGAVANHALYVLIHECAHDLVLPRRWQNQACAVLADLPNTVPSAMSFRLYHLAHHRHQGDVLLDADLASHAEASWVGNVAWRKALWLCALPLLLALRPLRIRGVGFITPAVLLNWAAVALFDLVVVVALGPRALAYLFFSFWFSIGPHPLAARWIQEHYTTQADDQETTSYYGRGNIVALNVGYHNEHHDFPAVPWSRLPAVRDTAPEAYLTLHLHRSWRRLLWRFLTDERISLWSRVTRES
- a CDS encoding glycosyltransferase family 1 protein, whose translation is MHWTRCDQAPARGPGRAVTEPLRVALVCPYDLDRPGGVQSHVRGLARALRERGHHAVIVGPGQGSTTDGADEMRVGRFVTMGLSGTQIDVGVVTRAEMHRVRDARFDVVHLHTPWNPFVGLQLWWATPDAAHVATFHDAPPEGLWGALAGRVLMPLAGHLLSLALDGVMAVSLVAARSLPSRRTVIVPNGIDADTLQRESAAAREGVILYVGRLEPRKGVSDLIRAFALLAQEHPGIRLVIAGDGPLAPALRRQAEGRPDIDFVGPVDDARKAALLATCRIFCAPSHHGESFGIVLLEAMACGAPVVAAANPGYRAVLGDTGLLYPPGDVDALRARLLRLLSDESLAHELGARGLERAGAHDWSRLVERVEEVYRQALRSRRRSDSPRAPR